One genomic region from Marmota flaviventris isolate mMarFla1 chromosome 6, mMarFla1.hap1, whole genome shotgun sequence encodes:
- the Mrps18b gene encoding small ribosomal subunit protein mS40, with protein sequence MAAAVLNTLGRRFPIFSTFRNARGVQVTLQTVCTSAPPEKDSLPSVPISPYENEPWKYLDSEEYQNRYGNRPVWADYRRNHKGGIPPQQTRKTCIRKNKIAGNPCPICRDHNLYVDFRNVKLLEQFVCAHTGIIFHAPYTGVCMKQHKKLTQAIQKARDHGLLSYHIPQVEPRDLDFSTSHGAVTSTPPAPTLVSGDPWYPWYTWKQPPERELSRLRRLYQGNLLEESGPPPESMPGVPLKPPTEASSTEQTSPHNIP encoded by the exons ATGGCGGCCGCCGTACTGAACACGCTTGGGAGGCGGTTTCCTATCTTTTCCACTTTCCGAAATGCCAGAGGTGTTCAG GTTACCCTCCAGACTGTTTGCACCAGTGCCCCCCCTGAAAAAGATTCATTGCCCTCAGTTCCCATTTCCCCTTATGAGAATGAACCCTGGAAATATCTGGACTCAGAAG AATACCAGAACCGCTATGGTAATCGCCCAGTCTGGGCTGACTACCGCCGCAACCACAAAGGTGGTATCCCACCCCAGCAAACTCGAAAGACCTGCATT CGAAAGAATAAAATTGCTGGGAATCCTTGTCCCATCTGCCGGGATCACAATTTGTATGTCGACTTTAGG AATGTGAAGCTCTTGGAACAGTTTGTCTGTGCCCACACGGGTATCATCTTCCATGCTCCATATACAG gaGTCTGTATGAAGCAGCATAAGAAGTTGACCCAGGCCATCCAGAAAGCCAGAGATCACG GTCTCCTCAGTTACCACATTCCTCAGGTTGAACCCCGGGACCTTGACTTCAGTACATCTCATGGAGCTGTGACTTCTACACCACCAGCTCCTACCCTAGTTTCAGGTGACCCTTGGTACCCATGGTACACCTGGAAACAGCCACCAGAAAGAGAACTGTCCCGCCTTCGCCGGCTCTATCAGGGCAATCTCCTAGAAGAAAGTGGCCCCCCACCTGAATCAATGCCTGGGGTGCCCCTGAAACCACCAACTGAAGCCTCCTCCACTGAGCAGACCAGCCCCCATAACATTCCATAG